The Bacillota bacterium genome has a window encoding:
- a CDS encoding GntR family transcriptional regulator: protein MHIAISYNNPVPLYKQIVDQIREKVLSGELAAGGSLPSIRQLAEQVGTSVITTKRAYAELEAEGIIVTRAGLGSFVADLDAGRLKEIRVRSLRERLSEIVAEARGSGVTDEEFLRLVREAMD from the coding sequence ATGCACATAGCCATCTCATACAACAACCCCGTGCCCTTGTACAAGCAAATAGTGGACCAGATAAGAGAGAAAGTGCTGTCAGGCGAGCTTGCGGCGGGCGGAAGCCTGCCGTCAATTCGTCAGCTCGCTGAGCAGGTGGGAACGAGCGTGATAACGACGAAGAGAGCCTACGCGGAGCTCGAGGCGGAGGGGATCATAGTGACGCGGGCGGGCTTGGGCTCGTTCGTGGCGGATTTGGACGCGGGGCGCCTGAAGGAGATTCGAGTGCGATCCCTCCGGGAGCGGCTTTCGGAGATCGTGGCAGAGGCGCGGGGAAGCGGAGTCACCGACGAGGAGTTCCTGCGACTTGTCAGGGAGGCGATGGATTGA
- a CDS encoding alpha-amylase family glycosyl hydrolase, whose amino-acid sequence MGEVFEGLGPARASRGVKFRYFNPRASRAYIAGEFNNWQATDWEMCRHSNGVWETVVPLGEGAHEYKFVVDGEWTRDPHNPCMMLNEHGTVNSVVEVAPGGEVRTPAPRQEACGFGRFKAVTSPDWVRDAVIYEVFPRVFSDEGNLEGVTRGIPRIADLGATCIWLMPIHDIGRRGRKGSLGSPYAIYDYLSIHPDLGTPEDLSRLVRTAHDHGIRVIMDFVANHSALDCPLTVAHPEWYRRDAHGNIQCAGFGWDDVVAFDYTSAELRGYMIKVMRHYVEEFDIDGYRCDVAALVPTDFWRAARRALKAVKPDALLLAESHEPAHNAAAFDVTYEETLPKILEQVLSSGLPARAVKDLIENDRRSFPMDSLRLRYLENHDQLRAMHTLGRRGYEVAATCLFTLDGIPLIYNGQEIGEEERPSLFDPFKIRWEAGDPVVIAMYRDLCNMRRHTPALRRGSLTFLDMTREDAGLAYYREHGRSRVLVALNFTGELVRTKLAAPGGRLAGIDHEAVYVMRALRGQLSPCPASVRGSDLCSLELALEPYGVKVLDIREGA is encoded by the coding sequence TGTGGGAGACCGTCGTTCCGTTGGGAGAGGGAGCGCACGAGTACAAGTTCGTCGTGGACGGAGAGTGGACGCGCGATCCGCACAACCCGTGCATGATGCTCAACGAGCACGGCACGGTGAACTCCGTGGTGGAAGTCGCGCCAGGCGGGGAGGTGCGCACTCCGGCGCCGCGGCAGGAGGCCTGCGGATTCGGAAGGTTCAAGGCGGTCACAAGCCCTGACTGGGTGCGCGATGCCGTGATCTATGAGGTGTTTCCGCGGGTCTTCAGCGATGAAGGCAACCTCGAGGGCGTGACGAGGGGGATCCCCCGTATCGCGGACCTGGGTGCCACGTGCATTTGGCTCATGCCGATTCACGATATCGGTAGGCGCGGACGAAAAGGGAGTCTCGGAAGCCCATACGCCATCTACGATTACCTGAGCATACACCCTGACCTTGGGACTCCGGAGGACCTCAGCCGGCTCGTGAGGACCGCGCACGACCACGGCATTCGGGTCATCATGGACTTCGTCGCCAATCACAGCGCGCTCGATTGCCCCCTGACCGTGGCGCACCCCGAGTGGTATCGGAGGGACGCGCACGGCAACATCCAATGTGCGGGATTCGGCTGGGATGACGTGGTCGCCTTCGACTACACCAGCGCCGAGCTACGGGGCTACATGATTAAGGTTATGCGCCACTACGTGGAGGAGTTCGACATAGACGGGTACCGGTGCGACGTGGCGGCGCTCGTGCCCACGGACTTCTGGAGGGCGGCGAGGCGGGCTCTGAAGGCTGTCAAACCCGACGCGCTCCTGCTGGCGGAGTCGCACGAGCCGGCTCACAATGCGGCCGCCTTCGACGTCACTTACGAGGAGACTCTTCCCAAGATCCTTGAACAGGTCCTGTCAAGCGGGCTCCCAGCCAGAGCGGTCAAGGACTTGATAGAAAACGACCGACGTTCGTTCCCGATGGACTCGTTGAGGTTACGCTACCTCGAAAACCATGACCAGCTTCGGGCGATGCATACGCTCGGGCGCAGGGGCTACGAGGTCGCGGCGACCTGCCTTTTCACCCTTGACGGGATTCCTCTCATATACAATGGGCAGGAGATAGGCGAAGAGGAGAGGCCGTCGCTGTTCGATCCCTTCAAGATTCGATGGGAAGCCGGTGACCCTGTCGTTATCGCCATGTACAGGGATCTGTGCAACATGAGGCGGCACACTCCCGCCCTGCGGCGCGGATCGCTCACTTTCCTCGACATGACCAGGGAAGACGCCGGTCTTGCCTATTACAGGGAGCACGGTCGCAGTCGTGTCCTGGTGGCGCTCAACTTCACAGGCGAACTGGTCCGCACGAAGTTGGCAGCGCCTGGCGGCCGTCTTGCGGGCATAGACCATGAAGCCGTGTACGTCATGCGGGCCCTGAGGGGACAGTTGTCTCCATGCCCTGCGAGCGTGCGCGGAAGTGATCTCTGTTCGCTCGAACTCGCTCTGGAACCGTACGGCGTGAAGGTGCTTGACATTCGTGAAGGCGCTTGA